One window from the genome of Spirosoma rhododendri encodes:
- a CDS encoding MFS transporter produces MAVPTHQSPVQSTPVGLFSLPVIVAALGYFVDIYDLLLFGIVRVPSLKDLGLDAEQISSVGTSIMNWQMGGLLIGGILWGVLGDKRGRLSVLFGSIITYSIANIACGFVKQVTFMDPVMYYALMRFIAGVGLAGELGAGITLVSEVLPTEKRAIGTSLVAGVGLSGAVVAYFTVKLFDWQTAFLVGGGLGVGLLLMRVGVVESGMFKDLSTQSHVSRGNFFAFFTNANRLGRYLKCIGIGLPTWFVIGILATFSNEFGKALGIAEEIQPGLAIMWCYVGLATGDLASGFISHALASRKRGVALLMSIALVFSLLYLYSGVSSATVLYALCLAAGFGIGYWAMFVTIGAEQFGTNLRATAATTVPNMVRGLVIPMTLTYQALKPSLATVNAGAVVGLISFILGFYSILTIPETHGKDLDYLEE; encoded by the coding sequence ATGGCCGTTCCTACCCATCAATCACCTGTTCAGTCGACCCCGGTCGGCTTGTTTAGCCTGCCCGTCATCGTGGCCGCGCTCGGTTACTTCGTCGACATTTACGACCTCCTGCTGTTTGGTATCGTGCGGGTGCCGAGCCTGAAAGACCTGGGCCTCGACGCCGAGCAGATTTCCAGCGTCGGCACCTCGATTATGAACTGGCAGATGGGTGGTCTGCTGATCGGTGGTATCCTGTGGGGGGTGCTGGGCGATAAGCGTGGCCGGTTGTCAGTGCTGTTCGGATCAATCATTACCTACTCAATCGCCAACATTGCCTGTGGTTTCGTGAAGCAGGTTACGTTTATGGACCCGGTGATGTACTACGCGCTGATGCGGTTTATTGCCGGTGTCGGGCTGGCGGGCGAACTGGGCGCGGGCATTACGTTGGTCAGCGAGGTGCTGCCGACCGAGAAGCGGGCGATTGGTACCTCACTGGTAGCGGGCGTTGGCCTGTCGGGGGCGGTCGTGGCGTATTTCACCGTCAAACTGTTCGACTGGCAAACGGCCTTTCTGGTCGGTGGCGGGCTGGGCGTCGGGCTGCTGCTGATGCGCGTCGGGGTTGTCGAGTCGGGAATGTTTAAAGACCTCAGCACACAGTCGCATGTCAGCCGGGGCAACTTTTTTGCGTTCTTCACCAACGCCAACCGGCTGGGGCGTTACCTCAAGTGCATCGGTATCGGCCTGCCCACCTGGTTTGTGATCGGTATTCTGGCAACGTTCAGCAACGAGTTCGGTAAGGCGCTGGGCATCGCCGAAGAAATTCAGCCCGGCCTGGCCATTATGTGGTGCTACGTAGGTCTGGCAACCGGCGACCTGGCCAGCGGCTTTATCAGTCACGCGCTGGCGTCGCGAAAGCGGGGCGTCGCCCTGCTCATGAGCATCGCACTTGTATTTAGCCTGCTTTACCTGTACTCCGGTGTCAGCAGCGCAACCGTGCTGTATGCCCTTTGTCTGGCTGCGGGTTTCGGCATCGGGTACTGGGCCATGTTTGTAACCATCGGCGCGGAGCAGTTTGGCACCAACCTGCGCGCTACAGCCGCGACCACCGTTCCCAACATGGTACGTGGGCTGGTTATTCCAATGACGCTGACCTATCAGGCCCTCAAACCGTCGCTGGCCACCGTCAACGCCGGGGCCGTCGTGGGCCTGATTAGTTTTATACTGGGCTTCTATTCCATCCTGACCATCCCCGAAACCCACGGTAAAGACCTCGATTATCTGGAAGAATAA
- a CDS encoding alpha-galactosidase, translated as MTLLYRLLTVWLLIGAHSYAQTTIPIETADFAVVLQTDKGNYLNMVYCGKKLPQSADYAGVADGYQFPSDNSGSYNNAYTPAGTWNLVEPAIQVTHSDGNPSLDLKYVSHQTTRPDANSTLTMVKLADPVYKLTVTLFYKTWPKLNVIEQWSEISNAEKGPVVLQKYASANLFFPNKSFYLTSFQGTYLKEMQPMEEKLQQGLRTIDTKLGTRAMLLGTPNFMVAFDQPAQENSGMVMLGQLAWSGNYKLDFEIDSYKTLRLIAGINPYASAYTLPAGQSFKTPGLIYSLSDRGTGQASRQMQRWARNYRVLDGNGSRLTLLNNWEATYFDFDEPKLSSLIADTKKLGADMFLLDDGWFGNKYPRNSDNAGLGDWQENRKKLPNGLGYLVKEATKTGVKFGVWIEPEMVNPKSELYEKHLDWVIHQPDRPEKYYRNQLVLDLSNPQVQDFVFGVVDGLFTKNPDLAFIKWDCNAVIYNAYSAWLNKQKLPQSHLYVEYVRGLYKVLERIRAKYPKVPMMLCSGGGGRGDYEMLKYFTEFWPSDDTEPVERIFQQWNYSYFFPAITTDCHVTDWGKQPIKFRTDVASMGKLGFDIVVSHLSPNDLAFCQQALKNYDSFKDIVWHGEQYRLASPYDNSVMSMAYVSEDKAKAVMFTYFHDSRVVDTNTNRPIQLAGLDPAKQYRVSEINLYPGTKSTLEDGKTYSGAFLMTVGLNPDVSARRTSVVLQLTQVP; from the coding sequence ATGACCCTCCTCTACCGCCTGCTGACCGTTTGGCTGCTGATCGGTGCGCACAGTTACGCCCAGACCACTATACCCATCGAAACCGCTGACTTCGCGGTGGTGCTACAAACCGATAAGGGCAATTACCTGAACATGGTTTATTGCGGGAAAAAGCTGCCGCAGTCAGCCGATTATGCCGGCGTTGCCGACGGCTATCAATTTCCGAGCGACAACAGCGGCAGCTACAACAACGCCTACACACCCGCCGGCACCTGGAATCTGGTCGAACCCGCGATTCAGGTGACGCACTCCGACGGCAACCCCTCACTCGACCTCAAATACGTATCACACCAGACCACCCGCCCCGACGCCAATTCCACGCTGACGATGGTGAAACTGGCCGATCCGGTGTATAAGCTGACGGTGACGCTGTTCTACAAAACCTGGCCGAAGCTGAACGTGATCGAGCAATGGTCGGAGATCAGCAATGCCGAAAAGGGGCCGGTCGTGTTGCAGAAATACGCGTCGGCCAATCTGTTTTTTCCGAACAAGTCATTTTACCTGACCAGCTTTCAGGGAACGTATCTGAAAGAGATGCAGCCGATGGAAGAAAAGCTGCAACAGGGCCTGCGGACGATCGATACCAAACTGGGTACGCGGGCGATGCTGCTCGGTACACCCAATTTCATGGTGGCCTTCGATCAGCCCGCGCAGGAAAACAGCGGCATGGTGATGCTGGGTCAACTGGCGTGGAGCGGCAACTATAAGCTTGATTTTGAGATCGATTCCTACAAAACCCTCCGGCTTATCGCCGGCATAAACCCCTACGCGTCGGCCTACACGCTACCCGCTGGTCAGTCGTTCAAAACGCCTGGCTTGATCTACAGCCTGTCGGATCGTGGTACGGGGCAGGCAAGTCGGCAAATGCAGCGGTGGGCGCGCAACTACCGCGTACTCGACGGCAACGGCAGTCGGCTGACGCTGCTCAACAACTGGGAAGCAACGTACTTCGACTTCGACGAACCCAAACTCTCCTCGCTGATTGCCGACACGAAAAAGCTGGGTGCCGACATGTTTCTGCTGGACGACGGCTGGTTTGGCAACAAGTACCCGCGCAACAGCGACAATGCCGGGCTGGGCGACTGGCAGGAGAACCGGAAGAAACTGCCCAACGGGCTTGGCTATCTGGTGAAAGAAGCCACCAAAACAGGCGTGAAATTTGGTGTCTGGATTGAGCCGGAGATGGTTAATCCGAAGAGTGAACTGTACGAAAAACACCTCGACTGGGTCATCCACCAACCCGACCGGCCCGAGAAGTATTACCGCAACCAACTCGTACTGGATCTGAGCAACCCGCAGGTGCAGGACTTTGTGTTCGGCGTAGTCGACGGGTTGTTTACCAAAAATCCAGACCTAGCGTTTATCAAATGGGATTGCAACGCAGTCATTTACAACGCGTATTCGGCGTGGCTCAACAAGCAGAAACTGCCGCAGTCGCACCTGTACGTCGAGTATGTGCGGGGGCTGTACAAGGTGCTGGAGCGTATCCGGGCGAAGTACCCGAAGGTGCCGATGATGCTGTGTTCGGGTGGGGGCGGCCGTGGCGACTACGAGATGCTGAAATACTTCACCGAATTCTGGCCCAGCGACGACACCGAACCTGTCGAGCGCATTTTCCAGCAGTGGAACTACTCGTATTTCTTCCCCGCCATCACCACCGACTGCCACGTCACCGACTGGGGTAAACAGCCGATCAAGTTCCGCACCGACGTGGCTAGTATGGGCAAACTCGGCTTCGACATCGTGGTTAGCCACCTCAGTCCGAACGATCTGGCCTTCTGCCAGCAGGCGCTCAAAAACTACGACAGCTTCAAAGACATCGTCTGGCACGGTGAGCAATATCGACTCGCCAGCCCGTACGACAATTCAGTAATGTCGATGGCATACGTCAGCGAAGACAAGGCAAAGGCAGTAATGTTCACGTACTTCCACGACAGTCGGGTGGTGGACACAAACACCAACCGACCCATTCAACTAGCCGGTCTGGACCCTGCCAAACAATACCGCGTCAGCGAGATCAATCTGTATCCGGGTACGAAGTCGACGCTCGAAGACGGTAAAACCTATAGCGGTGCCTTCCTGATGACCGTTGGCCTAAACCCCGACGTCAGCGCCCGCCGAACCAGCGTCGTGCTGCAACTGACGCAGGTGCCATAG